The genomic window TCATCGAGCGAGGGGTCCACGTCCTGGTCGTCGATCTCTTCCCGCCCACCCGACGAGACCCCCAGGGGATCCACAAGGCGATCTGAGACGAGTTCGTCGAAGAAGATTTCGAGTTGCCTCCGGGCAAGCCGTTGATCCTCGCAAGCTACGACGCGGGCCCCCCGACCGTGGCCTACGTCGAGCCCGTCGGCGTCGGGGACTCTCTCCCCGAGATGCCAATTTTCCTGACGTCCGATCTGTACGTACCGGCGCCACTGGAATCCAGCTACCAGCTGAACTGGCTCCATTTCCCCGCCCCCATGAAGCGACTGCTCGAGGAGCCCCCAGGCCCGCGGGGCGATCGATAAGTCATGGTGACAACCCGCCCTGGAGCGGCGAAAATCGGGCGAGGCCGGGCGAGCCTCGGGCGAACGGACACCGAGTGAACGACCCGCCACGCCTCAAGAGACCCACCACGATGCGACCCCGCGCCGCCATGCCGATCGTCCTCGCGTCCACATCCCTCTGCCTGGGCCTCGGGCTGGCCGCCTCGCCGGGCGGCTCGCCGCAGGAACCGCCCAGGGTCCAGGGCAAGGTCGAGCAGAAGCCGCAGGCGAGGCCCCACGGGGCACCCGTCGTGGTCGATCCGGCGACGGTCCGCATCGACGACGGCGACACCGTGGTCATCCGCTGGGGCGAGGGCGACGAGGAGACCGTCCGCATCCTGGGGATCGATACGCCGGAGACCCGCCACGAGGAGCATTCGATCCCGTATGACCAATCGTTCGGCCCGGAGGGCAGGGCGTTCGCCCAGGGGGCGTTCGCGGTCGCGAGCGACGTGAAGCTGATCCGCGCGGCGATGCTCGACCCCTACGGGCGTACCCTCGGGTACCTGATCCTCGACGGCAAGAACTACTCCGTGCTCGTCATCAAGGCGGGCCTGAGCGACGAAACCGTCAGCTTCTACGGCGACAACGGACTGCCCGCTATGGCCGCGGAGGTCAAGTCAGCCGCCAAGGGACGCCCGCCGCTCGCCTTCGAGCCGCCGCACGCGTTCCGCAAGCGGATGCGCTCCGTCTCCGACTGGCAGAAGTCGCCCCATCCGAACCCCGCACGCTGACCGGGCCACCGGCCGTCGCCGCGCATCGGGAATGATGCACCCCTCGGCGAAGTTCGCCCTGGGTGGCCGTCGGGGCCAAGAATAGGGCCTGGATGCCCCGCCCGGAGAACCATGGTCTATGCGGTCGCGGACGACGTGCGGGGCATGCCGCAGCTCGCGGCCGCTTGCCGCTTGGCGTTGAGGTCGCGGTAGAACCGCACTTCCAGGCGGTTGGTCAGCAACGCCCGTCGGGCCTCGCGGACGAGGTTGATGCTCGCGCCCAGGAGCAGGGACACTCCGCAGACGGCCATGAGGGTGGGTATGGCGACGAGGCGGTTGCCGAACAGGACGTCGAGCGCCAGCATCAGGCTCGTCCCGACGAAGCAGCCGAAGGCCAGATAGAGCATGCTGAGGGCGTAGCGGACCCGGTCGCTGCGCCACTCCAGGTGATGCAGCTGATCGGCCACGTGGGCGAGCCGCTCCGGGACGAGATCGAGGTCCGTCGCCCCCCGGCAGAGCGCGTCGCGCAGGTCGTTGAGGACCCGGATGCGATCGACGACCCGCGACATCCGGTTCGACGTGGAGATGATCAGCGAACCATTGGCCGTCATGAACAGGGCTGGGGTGATCATGACCGACAGGGTCGAGTAGCTGTTCACGTCGAGCGGCATGGGCGCGAAGCACTCCCCGGCCAGGATTGGGGGGCGAGACCCCGTCCGTCTCGCCCGGGTCGTTCCGAACTCGGCGGCGAAGCGGACCGCGCCGGGGAGCTGGCGGGCATGCCGGGCCGGCGGCCGCGGGACACAACCTCCGTCCCGCGTCTGGCCGCTGCCCCGGTACGGTGGTCGATCACACGCCCACCTTCTTGCCGCTACGCTCGCTCCGCTTGCGCCCCTCCTCGCTGAGGACCTTCTTGCGGAGGCGGATCTTGCTCGGCGTGATCTCGACGAGCTCGTCGGATTCTATGTACTCCAGCGCGATCTCCAGGGTGAGGAGGCGCGGGGGCTTGAGGAGGACGTTCTTGTCCGATCCGGAGGCCCGCATGTTCGTCAGCTTCTTCTCCTTGCACGGATTGACGACCATGTCCTCGTTGCGGGCGTTCTCGGCGATGATCATCCCCTCGTAGATGTCATCCCCGGGCGAGATGAACATGGTCCCGCGCTGCTGGAGGTTATCCATGGCGAAGGCGACGGCCTGGCCGCGGACCATGCTGATCATGACGCCGTTGGGGCGGCTCGGGATGTCGCCCTTGAACGGCCGGTAGTCGTGGAAGTTATGGTGCATGATCGCCTCGCCCTGCGTGGCGCTCATGAGCCGGTTGCGCAGGCCGATGAGGCCCCGCGAGGGGATCAGGAACTCGAGGTGCGCGTAGGCCCCCTTGACGTCCATCTTGCTCATCTCGCCCCGCCGGCCGCCGACCAGTTCCATCACCGGGCCGATGTGGGTGTGGGGGACGTCCACCACGAGGAACTCGTACGGCTCGTGGTCCACGCCGTTGACCTTCCGGATGATGACCTCCGGCTTGCCGACCGAGAGCTCGTAGCCCTCGCGCCGCATGGTCTCGATGAGGACCGACAGGTGCAGCAGGCCGCGGCCGGAGACCTGGAAGGCGTCGCCGTCCTCGGTCGGCTCGACCCGGAGCGCCACGTTCGACTCCAGCTCGCGCTGGAGGCGGTCGTTGATGTGCCGCGAGGTCAGGTACTGGCCCTCGCCCGTCAACGGGGAATCGTTCACCCGGAAGAGCATGCTGAGGGTCGGCTCGCCGACCTCGATCCGCGGCAGGGGGGTCGTCATCTCGACGTCGGCGATCGTGTCGCCGATCTCGACGGTGGCGAGCCCGACCACGGCGACGATGTCGCCCGCCTCGGCCTCCTGGACCTCGACCCGGCCCAGCTTGTCGAAGAGCAGCAGCCCGTCGATGGAGCCGGGCGTCACGGCGTTGCCCGCCTTCAGGAGGTTGGCCCTCTGTCCCCGGCGGACCTTGCCGGAGAAGATGCGGCCGATCGCGATCCGCCCCACGTACTCCGAGTAGTCGAGCGTCGTGCAGAGCATGGAGAACGGGCCGTCGGGATCCACGACCGGGCCGGGGACCTTGGCGGCGATCAGCTCGAACAGGGGCCGCATGTCGCCCGCGGTGTCGCTGGGGTCGTGCGAGGCGAAGCCCGCCTTGCCGGAGGCGAAGATGTACGCGAAGTCGAGCTGCTCGTCGCTGGCCCCGAGCTCCACGAAGGTGTCGAAGATCTCGTTGAGCACCTCGTTGGGCCGGGCGTCGGGTCGATCGACCTTGTTGATGACGACGATCGGCCGGATGTGGCACTCGAACGCCTTCCGCAGCACGAACTTCGTCTGGGGCATCGGCCCCT from Aquisphaera giovannonii includes these protein-coding regions:
- a CDS encoding thermonuclease family protein, translated to MRPRAAMPIVLASTSLCLGLGLAASPGGSPQEPPRVQGKVEQKPQARPHGAPVVVDPATVRIDDGDTVVIRWGEGDEETVRILGIDTPETRHEEHSIPYDQSFGPEGRAFAQGAFAVASDVKLIRAAMLDPYGRTLGYLILDGKNYSVLVIKAGLSDETVSFYGDNGLPAMAAEVKSAAKGRPPLAFEPPHAFRKRMRSVSDWQKSPHPNPAR
- a CDS encoding DUF2721 domain-containing protein, whose protein sequence is MPLDVNSYSTLSVMITPALFMTANGSLIISTSNRMSRVVDRIRVLNDLRDALCRGATDLDLVPERLAHVADQLHHLEWRSDRVRYALSMLYLAFGCFVGTSLMLALDVLFGNRLVAIPTLMAVCGVSLLLGASINLVREARRALLTNRLEVRFYRDLNAKRQAAASCGMPRTSSATA
- the typA gene encoding translational GTPase TypA, with amino-acid sequence MKRRDDIRNVAIIAHVDHGKTTLVDAMLRQSGQFRASQLQGERILDSNDLERERGITILAKNIAINYGSTKINLIDTPGHADFGGEVERTLQMADGALVLVDAFEGPMPQTKFVLRKAFECHIRPIVVINKVDRPDARPNEVLNEIFDTFVELGASDEQLDFAYIFASGKAGFASHDPSDTAGDMRPLFELIAAKVPGPVVDPDGPFSMLCTTLDYSEYVGRIAIGRIFSGKVRRGQRANLLKAGNAVTPGSIDGLLLFDKLGRVEVQEAEAGDIVAVVGLATVEIGDTIADVEMTTPLPRIEVGEPTLSMLFRVNDSPLTGEGQYLTSRHINDRLQRELESNVALRVEPTEDGDAFQVSGRGLLHLSVLIETMRREGYELSVGKPEVIIRKVNGVDHEPYEFLVVDVPHTHIGPVMELVGGRRGEMSKMDVKGAYAHLEFLIPSRGLIGLRNRLMSATQGEAIMHHNFHDYRPFKGDIPSRPNGVMISMVRGQAVAFAMDNLQQRGTMFISPGDDIYEGMIIAENARNEDMVVNPCKEKKLTNMRASGSDKNVLLKPPRLLTLEIALEYIESDELVEITPSKIRLRKKVLSEEGRKRSERSGKKVGV